A stretch of Dysidea avara chromosome 5, odDysAvar1.4, whole genome shotgun sequence DNA encodes these proteins:
- the LOC136255419 gene encoding TNF receptor-associated factor 5-like, giving the protein MESFRLSRITADRLRSPREIWEKYICQLCQFLLDDAVQIACGHRLCKECAESSFKREDNPMCPVDEDGETHHMIPDDDIEEGTQKFFPDKFAQRDINKLKVKCQFSKCDQVILIKDLKEHCWSCPHAGEVCEYCKQFIPREEVLTHTVSCPEMKRHCPLSDIEYFLDSDNDARQWGDKIAELTNTIEKSLSKCRGINLDAAAFKTHLDSKHADHISALVAHLNLLTINIAKLQSEKHSDTKYEKDIGVARNRLVLKAVGGADAVETDGAAEVSIQFKALEEKIHMMQTSIDSLRKDCNMVHKELVTAQNDLAIANDDNKNLKSKVDFFEQKLATREQQLEEKDFRLSLLEAGNYDGTMIWRVGGFDSRTKDARDARYTSIFSLPFYTSKYGYKMCLRLYPQGDGMGKNTHLSLFFVVMKSEYDSLLQWPFINKVTLTLINQTGGPDVTDTFKPDPKSSSFQRPKTEMNVASGCPRFVPLDDLHRNGFIKDDTIFIKVKVEQLPTRY; this is encoded by the exons ATGGAAAGTTTCAGATTAAGTAGGATTACCGCTGATAGACTCAGGTCTCCAAGAGAAATATGGGAAAAATATATTTGTCAACTGTGCCAGTTTTTGTTGGACGATGCGGTACAAATCGCGTGTGGGCACAGATTGTGCAAGGAATGCGCGGAATCTAGTTTTAAAAG AGAGGATAACCCAATGTGTCCAGTAGATGAAGATGGTGAGACACATCATATGATCCCAGATGATGATATAGAGGAAGGCACACAG AAATTCTTCCCGGATAAGTTTGCACAACGCGATATCAATAAGCTCAAGGTGAAGTGCCAATTCTCCAAGTGTGATCAAGTTATACTAATAAAAGATTTAAAG GAACACTGTTGGTCATGCCCACATGCTGGTGAAGTTTGTGAGTACTGCAAACAGTTTATCCCTCGAGAAGAG GTGCTGACTCATACAGTTAGCTGTCCTGAAATGAAGAGACATTGTCCTTTATCAGATATAGAATATTTTCTTGATAGTGACAATGATGCAAGGCAATGGGGAGATAAAATAGCTGAACTCACAAATACAATAGAAAAATCATTATCAAAATGTAGAGGGATCAAT TTGGATGCTGCTGCTTTTAAAACTCACTTGGACAGTAAACATGCCGATCATATTTCAGCATTAGTGGCACATTTGAACTTGTTAACAATAAATATTGCAAAACTGCAGTCTGAAAAACATTCAGATACTAAATATGAAAAAGATATTGGTGTGGCAAGGAACAGACTAGTATTAAAAGCTGTGGGAGGAGCTGATGCAGTTGAAACAGATGGAGCTGCTGAAGTTTCaatacagtttaaagcattagAGGAAAAAATACATATGATGCAAACGAGTATAGATAGTTTGAGAAAGGACTGTAATATGGTGCACAAAGAACTAGTAACAGCACAGAACGATTTGGCTATAGCCAATGATGATAATAAGAATTTAAAATCCAAGGTAGATTTCTTCGAACAAAAGCTTGCAACCAGAGAGCAACAACTGGAAGAAAAGGATTTCCGTCTTTCACTCCTGGAAGCCGGAAATTATGATGGAACGATGATATGGAGAGTAGGAGGCTTTGACTCACGTACTAAGGATGCTCGTGATGCAAGATATACATCGATTTTCAGCTTACCATTCTACACGAGCAAGTATGGGTACAAAATGTGCTTAAGGTTGTACCCACAAGGGGATGGAATGGGCAAGAATACCCATCTCTCCCTGTTCTTTGTTGTAATGAAAAGCGAGTATGATAGTCTTCTGCAGTGGCCATTTATCAACAAAGTTACTCTGACACTGATCAACCAGACTGGTGGACCAGATGTCACCGACACATTCAAACCGGATCCCAAGAGTAGCTCATTCCAAAGACCGAAAACAGAAATGAATGTGGCTTCAGGGTGTCCCCGGTTTGTGCCACTTGATGACTTGCACAGAAATGGTTTTATCAAGGATGATACAATTTTCATTAAAGTGAAAGTTGAGCAACTTCCAACAAGATACTGA